One segment of Phaeacidiphilus oryzae TH49 DNA contains the following:
- the hppD gene encoding 4-hydroxyphenylpyruvate dioxygenase, translating to MADGSSGVTGPADFPVLGVDAVELSVGNARQAAHYYSTALGLRLTAYRGPETGEAGTASWVLESGSARIVLSSAVTRDGEHGRRLAGQAAAHGDGVVDLALAVPDARRAYRLAVERGAHGLAEPRELTDEHGTVVVAAIGTYGDVRHTLVERAGYRGPYLPGYRAVEPSPSSRLRSSREDPTVTPRQPDLFQGVDHCVGNVELGRMDEWVDFYRRVMGFGLMKEFVGDDIATAYSALMSKVVADGGHKVKFPLNEPAPGRRRSQIDEYLEFNGGPGVQHIALATGDIVRAVRELRAAGQEFLETPDSYYDTLGEWVGETRVPLEELRELRILADRDEDGYLLQIFTRPVADRPTLFYELIERHGSEGFGKGNFKALFEAIEREQARRGNL from the coding sequence ATGGCTGATGGTTCGTCAGGTGTGACCGGTCCCGCCGACTTCCCGGTGCTGGGCGTGGACGCGGTGGAGCTGTCCGTCGGCAATGCCCGGCAGGCCGCCCACTACTACTCCACCGCGCTCGGCCTGCGGCTCACCGCGTACCGGGGTCCGGAGACCGGTGAGGCCGGCACCGCCTCCTGGGTGCTCGAGTCCGGCAGCGCGCGGATCGTCCTCAGCTCCGCCGTCACCCGGGACGGCGAGCACGGGCGGCGGCTGGCCGGGCAGGCCGCCGCACACGGGGACGGGGTGGTCGACCTGGCGCTGGCCGTCCCCGACGCCCGCCGGGCGTACCGGCTCGCCGTCGAGCGCGGGGCGCACGGGCTCGCCGAGCCGCGCGAGCTGACCGACGAGCACGGCACCGTGGTGGTCGCCGCCATCGGCACCTACGGCGACGTCCGGCACACCCTCGTCGAGCGGGCCGGCTACCGCGGCCCGTACCTCCCCGGCTACCGGGCCGTCGAACCTTCCCCAAGCTCTCGACTCCGCTCTAGCAGGGAAGACCCCACGGTGACCCCGCGTCAGCCGGACCTCTTCCAGGGGGTCGACCACTGCGTGGGCAACGTCGAGCTCGGGCGGATGGACGAGTGGGTGGACTTCTACCGCCGGGTGATGGGCTTCGGGCTGATGAAGGAGTTCGTCGGGGACGACATCGCCACCGCGTACTCGGCGCTGATGTCCAAGGTGGTCGCGGACGGCGGGCACAAGGTGAAGTTCCCGCTGAACGAGCCCGCGCCCGGCCGCCGGCGCTCCCAGATCGACGAGTACCTGGAGTTCAACGGCGGCCCCGGCGTCCAGCACATCGCCCTGGCCACCGGCGACATCGTCCGCGCGGTGCGCGAACTGCGGGCGGCCGGGCAGGAGTTCCTGGAGACCCCGGACAGCTACTACGACACCCTGGGGGAGTGGGTCGGCGAGACCCGCGTCCCCCTGGAGGAGCTGCGCGAGCTGCGGATCCTGGCCGACCGGGACGAGGACGGCTACCTGCTGCAGATCTTCACCAGGCCGGTCGCCGACCGGCCCACCCTCTTCTACGAGCTGATCGAGCGGCACGGCTCGGAGGGCTTCGGAAAGGGCAACTTCAAGGCCCTCTTCGAGGCCATCGAGCGCGAGCAGGCCAGGCGCGGCAACCTCTGA